In Sphingomonas sp. SUN019, one genomic interval encodes:
- a CDS encoding PaaI family thioesterase produces MIDVTKLRAGGGDVMFGGHGGRLGITYHARGDDWIELALPYNEEQIGDADSGVIASGPIIALMDMATSLAVWVRLKGFAPHATLDLRIDYLRPATPGRTVIGRAECLRVTRSIAFTRGLAHDGDPDDPIAHVAATFMVPSGQYPKVTP; encoded by the coding sequence ATGATCGACGTGACGAAATTGCGCGCGGGCGGCGGGGACGTGATGTTCGGCGGCCACGGCGGGCGGCTGGGCATAACCTATCACGCACGCGGCGACGACTGGATCGAGCTGGCGCTGCCGTACAACGAAGAACAGATCGGCGACGCCGACAGCGGCGTGATCGCGTCGGGGCCGATCATCGCGTTGATGGATATGGCGACCAGCCTGGCGGTGTGGGTGCGGCTGAAGGGATTTGCACCGCACGCCACGCTAGACCTGCGGATCGACTACCTTCGGCCCGCGACACCCGGCCGTACCGTGATCGGCCGCGCGGAGTGCCTGCGCGTCACGCGATCGATCGCGTTCACGCGTGGGCTGGCGCATGACGGCGACCCGGACGATCCGATCGCGCACGTCGCCGCGACCTTCATGGTCCCTAGCGGCCAATATCCGAAGGTGACGCCGTGA
- the nusA gene encoding transcription termination factor NusA, producing MATGVTANRAELIAIANSVATEKMIDRAIVIEAMEDAIQRAARTRYGQEMDIRAKLDPSNGDLRLWRVVEVVEEVDDLYKQVDLKGAQKLQAGAVVGDYLVDPLPPIEFGRIQAQAAKQTIFQKVRDAERERQYEEFKDRASEIITGVVKRVEFGHVVVDLGRAEGVIRRDAQIPREVVRVNDRIRSLILKVVRENRGPQIFLSRAHPDFMKKLFAQEVPEIYDGIIEIKAAARDPGSRAKIGVISHDSSIDPVGACVGMKGSRVQAVVQEMQGEKIDIIPWSEDTATFVVNALQPANVSRVVIDEEEDRIEVVVPDDQLSLAIGRRGQNVRLASQLTGKAIDILTEQDASDKRQKEFTERTELFQGELDVDETLAQLLVAEGFGALEEVAYVELDELAGIEGFDEDLAQELQSRAQEALDRKEQKNREERTALGVEDALAELPYITEAMLVTLGKANIKTLDDLADLATDELIEKKRVEPRRRNEDAPKRPEHKGGVLQEYGLSEEQGNEIIMAARAHWFEDEPATADAAAEGEEA from the coding sequence GTGGCCACCGGCGTTACCGCCAATCGCGCGGAACTGATCGCGATCGCCAATTCGGTCGCGACCGAAAAGATGATCGATCGCGCGATCGTGATCGAAGCGATGGAGGATGCGATCCAGCGCGCCGCGCGCACGCGTTACGGTCAAGAAATGGACATTCGCGCGAAGCTCGACCCGTCGAACGGCGATCTCCGTTTGTGGCGCGTCGTAGAAGTGGTCGAGGAAGTCGACGATCTCTACAAGCAGGTAGACCTGAAGGGCGCACAGAAGCTGCAGGCGGGCGCGGTCGTCGGCGACTATCTCGTCGATCCGCTGCCCCCGATCGAATTCGGCCGCATCCAGGCGCAGGCGGCGAAGCAGACGATCTTCCAGAAGGTCCGCGACGCCGAGCGCGAGCGCCAGTATGAAGAGTTCAAGGACCGCGCGAGCGAGATCATCACCGGCGTCGTCAAGCGCGTCGAATTCGGCCATGTCGTCGTCGACTTAGGGAGAGCCGAGGGCGTCATCCGCCGCGACGCGCAGATCCCGCGCGAAGTCGTCCGCGTCAACGACCGCATCCGTTCGCTGATCCTGAAGGTCGTGCGCGAAAACCGCGGGCCGCAGATCTTCCTGTCCCGCGCGCACCCCGATTTCATGAAGAAATTGTTCGCGCAGGAAGTGCCCGAAATCTACGACGGCATCATCGAGATCAAGGCGGCCGCGCGCGATCCGGGTTCGCGCGCCAAGATCGGCGTCATCTCGCATGACAGCAGCATCGATCCGGTCGGCGCGTGCGTCGGCATGAAGGGCAGCCGCGTGCAGGCCGTCGTGCAGGAAATGCAGGGCGAGAAGATCGACATCATCCCGTGGTCCGAAGACACCGCGACCTTCGTCGTCAACGCGCTGCAGCCCGCCAACGTCAGCCGCGTCGTGATCGACGAGGAAGAGGATCGGATCGAAGTCGTCGTCCCCGACGATCAGCTTTCGCTGGCGATCGGCCGCCGCGGGCAGAACGTGCGCCTCGCCAGCCAGTTGACCGGCAAGGCGATCGACATCCTCACCGAGCAGGATGCGAGCGACAAGCGGCAGAAGGAATTCACCGAGCGCACCGAATTGTTCCAGGGCGAGCTGGACGTCGATGAGACCCTGGCGCAGCTGCTGGTCGCCGAAGGCTTCGGTGCGCTGGAAGAGGTCGCTTATGTCGAGCTCGACGAGCTGGCCGGGATCGAGGGCTTCGACGAAGACCTCGCGCAGGAATTGCAGAGCCGCGCGCAGGAGGCGCTCGATCGCAAGGAGCAGAAGAACCGCGAGGAGCGCACCGCGCTCGGCGTCGAGGATGCGCTGGCCGAACTGCCGTACATCACCGAAGCGATGCTGGTGACGCTCGGCAAGGCGAACATCAAGACGCTCGACGACCTCGCCGACCTGGCGACCGACGAGTTGATCGAGAAGAAGCGCGTCGAACCGCGCCGCCGCAACGAGGACGCCCCCAAGCGCCCCGAGCACAAGGGCGGCGTGCTGCAGGAATACGGCCTCTCCGAAGAACAGGGCAACGAGATCATCATGGCCGCGCGAGCGCATTGGTTCGAAGATGAACCGGCCACGGCCGATGCGGCTGCGGAGGGCGAAGAAGCCTGA
- a CDS encoding PQQ-dependent sugar dehydrogenase, translating to MRRAWGLVFASMIALSGCGGDDGGMTPGPAPTPTPSPTPAPTPSPSPTPSPTPTPSTTSVTRTSVAFFQNPWAMVFLPDGRLLVTERPGRLRIVTTVGVASAAVTGVPSVVAVGQGGLLDVALDPAYASNRRVYLSYAEAGTGGTGLAVARGELTLDAGGGRLDAVQVIWRQTPKLNDDRHFGGRMAFSPDGKLFITAGERHQGAPAQDLTGTLGKIVRINPDGSIPTDGPVVATAGARSEIWTLGHRNPYGLVFAQDGRLFQNEMGPTGGDEFNLITRGANYGWRIVSEGDDGQVLPRHSTRPDFAAPLVSWTPVIAPGGMIQYRGTRFVGWNGDFLLAGLGSQGLVRVRVTGSTAAEVARIPLGARIREVEEGPDGTIWVLEDGGNLVRVDPN from the coding sequence ATGAGGCGCGCTTGGGGCCTTGTCTTTGCGTCGATGATCGCGCTTTCGGGCTGCGGCGGTGACGACGGCGGCATGACGCCCGGCCCCGCGCCGACACCAACGCCATCACCGACCCCCGCGCCGACACCCAGCCCCTCGCCAACGCCGTCCCCGACACCCACGCCGAGCACGACCAGTGTCACGCGGACTTCTGTGGCGTTTTTCCAGAATCCTTGGGCGATGGTCTTCCTGCCCGACGGCCGCCTGCTGGTGACGGAGCGACCGGGGCGACTCAGGATCGTGACGACCGTGGGCGTGGCCTCGGCCGCGGTAACCGGCGTGCCGAGCGTCGTCGCGGTCGGTCAGGGTGGTTTGCTCGATGTGGCGCTCGACCCCGCTTACGCTAGCAACCGCCGCGTCTATCTCAGCTATGCCGAGGCCGGGACCGGCGGCACCGGGCTGGCCGTCGCGCGCGGCGAGTTGACGCTGGACGCGGGCGGCGGGCGACTGGACGCGGTGCAGGTGATCTGGCGGCAGACGCCCAAGCTGAACGACGACCGTCACTTTGGCGGACGGATGGCCTTTTCGCCCGACGGAAAATTGTTCATCACCGCAGGCGAACGGCATCAGGGCGCGCCGGCGCAGGATCTGACCGGCACCTTGGGCAAGATCGTCCGTATCAATCCCGACGGGTCGATCCCGACCGACGGTCCGGTCGTGGCGACCGCGGGTGCACGATCGGAGATATGGACGCTCGGCCATCGCAATCCCTACGGCCTCGTCTTCGCGCAGGACGGGCGCCTGTTCCAGAACGAGATGGGGCCGACCGGCGGCGACGAATTCAACCTGATCACGCGCGGCGCAAACTATGGCTGGCGCATCGTGTCGGAGGGCGACGATGGACAGGTGTTACCGCGGCATTCCACCCGACCCGACTTCGCCGCGCCGCTGGTAAGCTGGACCCCTGTGATCGCGCCGGGCGGGATGATCCAGTATCGCGGCACGCGGTTCGTGGGCTGGAATGGCGATTTCCTGCTGGCCGGGTTGGGATCGCAGGGCCTCGTCCGCGTACGCGTCACCGGCTCGACCGCTGCCGAAGTCGCGCGCATCCCGCTCGGCGCACGAATCCGTGAGGTCGAGGAGGGGCCGGACGGCACGATCTGGGTGCTGGAAGACGGCGGCAATCTGGTCCGCGTCGATCCGAATTAA
- the infB gene encoding translation initiation factor IF-2, whose product MSETDNDKPKLGMRAPLGLKRTVETGKVKQSFSHGRSNTVVVEVKRRRVLGPQGTVPEAAPVVAPEPVAPPPAPAPQPSPQRAAADSQLSAQERQTKLLREAEEQRMHALEDARRREEADRHRAVEEDKRRAEDKRTEADAPAAPALAPEPVAATPAPDPITVQTTGPRQGGFRPVAPAAAPEPVTDAPVAAPVIEAAPVAVAAAPEPAPVPAKPVAAPAPVVELARDPSMPAPRRFSPVPRPEIPRPQPKPVEAAPAAAASTAASSGGSRPLPSGQATPRANATPARPQQRDRKGDERRGGKLTVNRALGDDGARSRSLAALKRAREKEKRHFGGPREAQVKQVRDVQVPEAITVQELANRMAEKGADLVKTLFKMGSPVTMNQVIDQDTAELLVTEFGHNIVRVSDSDIDLALDTEADTDEALQPRAPVVTIMGHVDHGKTSLLDALRGTDVVRGEAGGITQHIGAYQVTLADKSQITFLDTPGHEAFAGMRARGANITDIVVLVVAADDGLMPQTIEAINHTKAAGVPMIVAINKIDKDGANAQRVRERLLEHEVVVEEMGGDTQDVEVSALKKLGLDTLIEKINLQAELLELKANPDRAAEGTVIEAKLDKGRGPVATVLVNRGTLRVGDVFVIGAESGKVRALVDDKGRQIKEAGPAMPVEVLGLSGVPSAGDPLQVVENEARAREVAEYRQSVLTQKRTTSAPASLESMFSALKDKQAIEYPLVVKADTQGTVEAIVGAINKISTDLIKARVLHSGVGGITESDVTLAGASGAPIIGFNVRANAKAREIAERHKVALKYYDVIYDLIDEIRAGMAGELGPEAFETVVGRAEIREVFSAGKHGKAAGLLVTEGVIRKALKARITRADVIIYQGEIASLRRFKDDVAEVRAGLECGVTFTQNFVDIKPGDFLETFEVEMRERTL is encoded by the coding sequence GTGAGCGAGACCGACAACGACAAGCCGAAACTCGGAATGCGCGCGCCATTGGGGCTGAAGCGCACGGTCGAGACCGGCAAGGTGAAGCAGAGCTTCAGCCACGGCCGTTCGAACACGGTGGTGGTCGAAGTGAAGCGGCGCCGCGTACTCGGCCCGCAAGGGACCGTGCCAGAGGCTGCGCCCGTCGTTGCGCCCGAACCGGTCGCACCGCCGCCCGCCCCCGCCCCGCAGCCGTCGCCGCAGCGCGCCGCCGCTGATTCGCAGCTGTCCGCTCAGGAACGCCAGACCAAGCTGCTGCGCGAAGCCGAAGAACAGCGGATGCATGCGCTGGAAGACGCGCGTCGCCGTGAGGAAGCCGATCGCCACCGCGCCGTCGAGGAAGACAAGCGTCGCGCCGAAGACAAGCGCACCGAGGCGGATGCACCTGCGGCTCCGGCACTCGCACCCGAACCGGTCGCCGCAACGCCTGCGCCCGATCCGATCACCGTGCAGACGACCGGTCCGCGCCAGGGCGGTTTCCGCCCCGTCGCCCCGGCCGCCGCGCCGGAGCCGGTCACCGATGCACCCGTCGCTGCGCCCGTAATCGAGGCAGCGCCCGTCGCCGTCGCCGCAGCACCCGAACCCGCGCCCGTCCCGGCCAAGCCTGTCGCCGCGCCCGCGCCGGTCGTGGAACTCGCGCGCGATCCGTCGATGCCCGCGCCGCGCCGTTTTTCGCCCGTTCCCCGGCCCGAGATTCCGCGGCCTCAGCCCAAGCCAGTCGAGGCGGCCCCGGCCGCAGCCGCCAGCACCGCTGCATCGTCTGGTGGATCGCGCCCGCTGCCCAGCGGTCAGGCGACGCCGCGCGCCAACGCAACGCCCGCGCGTCCGCAACAGCGCGACCGCAAGGGTGACGAACGCCGCGGCGGCAAGCTGACCGTCAACCGCGCGCTGGGCGACGATGGCGCGCGCTCGCGCAGCCTCGCCGCGCTGAAGCGCGCGCGCGAAAAGGAAAAGCGCCACTTCGGCGGCCCGCGCGAGGCGCAGGTCAAGCAGGTCCGCGACGTCCAGGTGCCCGAAGCGATCACCGTCCAAGAACTCGCTAACCGCATGGCCGAAAAGGGTGCGGACCTGGTCAAGACTTTGTTCAAGATGGGCTCGCCCGTCACGATGAACCAAGTCATCGATCAGGATACGGCCGAACTGCTGGTCACCGAATTCGGCCACAACATCGTCCGCGTGTCCGATTCGGACATCGATCTGGCGCTGGATACAGAGGCGGACACCGACGAGGCGCTGCAACCGCGCGCGCCGGTCGTCACGATCATGGGCCATGTCGATCACGGCAAGACCAGCCTGCTCGACGCGTTGCGCGGCACCGACGTGGTGCGCGGCGAAGCGGGCGGGATCACGCAGCATATCGGCGCGTATCAGGTGACGCTGGCCGACAAGTCGCAAATCACGTTCCTCGACACGCCGGGGCATGAGGCGTTTGCGGGCATGCGCGCACGCGGTGCGAACATCACCGACATCGTCGTGCTGGTGGTCGCGGCCGACGACGGGCTGATGCCGCAGACGATCGAAGCGATCAATCATACCAAGGCTGCGGGCGTCCCGATGATCGTCGCGATCAACAAGATCGACAAGGACGGCGCCAATGCCCAGCGCGTGCGCGAGCGTTTGCTGGAGCATGAGGTGGTCGTCGAGGAGATGGGCGGCGACACGCAGGACGTCGAGGTCTCCGCGCTGAAGAAGCTCGGGCTCGACACGCTGATCGAGAAGATCAACCTGCAGGCCGAACTGCTCGAACTGAAGGCCAATCCGGATCGCGCCGCCGAAGGCACCGTGATCGAGGCGAAGCTGGACAAGGGCCGCGGCCCGGTCGCCACCGTGCTCGTCAACCGCGGCACGCTCAGGGTCGGCGATGTGTTCGTCATCGGCGCGGAGAGCGGCAAGGTCCGTGCGCTGGTCGACGACAAGGGTCGGCAGATCAAGGAAGCAGGGCCAGCGATGCCGGTCGAGGTGCTGGGGCTTTCGGGCGTACCGTCGGCGGGCGATCCGCTGCAGGTGGTAGAGAACGAAGCCCGCGCGCGCGAAGTGGCGGAATATCGCCAGAGCGTGCTGACGCAGAAGCGCACGACATCGGCCCCGGCCAGCCTGGAATCGATGTTCTCCGCGTTGAAGGACAAGCAGGCGATCGAATATCCGCTGGTCGTGAAGGCGGATACGCAGGGCACGGTCGAGGCGATCGTCGGTGCGATCAACAAGATCAGCACCGACCTGATCAAGGCGCGCGTGCTCCATTCGGGCGTCGGCGGCATCACCGAAAGCGACGTCACGCTGGCAGGCGCATCGGGCGCGCCGATCATCGGCTTCAACGTGCGCGCCAACGCAAAGGCGCGCGAGATCGCCGAACGCCACAAGGTCGCGCTGAAGTACTATGACGTGATCTACGACCTGATCGACGAGATCCGCGCCGGCATGGCGGGCGAGCTCGGCCCCGAGGCGTTCGAAACGGTCGTCGGCCGCGCCGAAATCCGCGAGGTCTTCTCGGCCGGCAAGCATGGCAAGGCCGCCGGTCTGCTGGTCACCGAGGGCGTCATCCGCAAGGCGCTGAAGGCGCGCATCACGCGGGCGGACGTCATCATCTACCAGGGCGAAATCGCCTCGCTGCGCCGTTTCAAGGACGACGTGGCGGAAGTTCGCGCCGGGCTGGAATGCGGCGTGACGTTCACGCAGAACTTCGTCGACATCAAGCCGGGCGACTTCCTCGAAACGTTCGAAGTCGAGATGCGCGAACGCACGTTGTAA
- a CDS encoding 4-oxalocrotonate tautomerase family protein, translated as MPFVSIRISGTTSKEQKAGIVADVTSSLVARLGKNPAAVQIVIEEVSTENYGAGGQLIADRDAPKTREDAHADLPR; from the coding sequence ATGCCGTTCGTCTCGATCAGGATTTCAGGGACCACTTCGAAGGAGCAGAAGGCGGGGATCGTGGCCGACGTCACGTCCTCGCTGGTCGCGCGGCTGGGCAAGAACCCGGCTGCGGTGCAGATCGTGATCGAGGAAGTGTCGACCGAGAATTACGGCGCCGGCGGCCAATTGATCGCCGACCGCGACGCCCCTAAAACGCGGGAGGACGCTCATGCGGACCTCCCCCGATGA
- the rimP gene encoding ribosome maturation protein RimP, with protein sequence MTDIANLTRLIEPETRALGFDLVRVRMQGGKSDPTLQVMAERPDTRQLTIDDCANLSRRISDVFDALEADGRDPIDVAYRLEVSSPGIDRPLTRLKDFADWEGHEARIRLVEPIEDRKQLSGNLAGVDGSAITVDVNKHKPMTIDFSQVADAKLVMTDRLLAATAPLSTEGADEEEFEDEAFPESEGHVEAEELK encoded by the coding sequence TTGACCGACATCGCAAATCTCACCCGCCTGATCGAACCCGAAACGCGCGCGCTCGGTTTCGATCTCGTGCGCGTGCGGATGCAGGGCGGGAAGTCCGATCCGACGTTGCAGGTGATGGCCGAACGCCCCGATACGCGGCAGTTGACGATCGACGATTGCGCAAACCTGTCGCGCCGCATTTCCGACGTGTTCGACGCGCTGGAGGCCGACGGTCGCGACCCGATCGACGTGGCGTATCGCCTCGAAGTGTCGAGCCCCGGCATCGACCGCCCGCTGACGCGCCTCAAGGATTTCGCCGATTGGGAAGGTCATGAGGCGCGTATCCGGCTGGTCGAACCGATCGAGGACCGCAAGCAGCTTTCGGGCAATCTGGCGGGCGTCGACGGCAGCGCGATCACGGTCGACGTGAACAAGCACAAGCCGATGACGATCGACTTTTCGCAGGTGGCGGACGCCAAATTGGTGATGACCGACCGCCTGCTCGCCGCGACCGCCCCGCTTTCGACAGAAGGCGCGGACGAAGAAGAATTTGAAGACGAGGCGTTCCCGGAATCCGAAGGGCACGTCGAAGCAGAGGAACTGAAATAA
- a CDS encoding crotonase/enoyl-CoA hydratase family protein — protein sequence MNDRVSITVADGIADVRLIRADKMNALDPAMFAGIVDAIDRLGGMKDVRVAVLSGEGRAFCAGLDMASMAGGGSGNDLGARSHGDANTAQQVAWGWRKLPMPVIAAVHGVAMGGGFQLMSGADIRIAHPATRMSIRETYWGLVPDMAGVALWRTLARDDLLRELTYTAREFSGEEALGYGLVTRLSDDPRAAALALAAEIAGRNPHAIKASKRLFNLAADADATTVLRAESDEQIALMLSPNQVEAVRAAMEKRAPAFVD from the coding sequence ATGAACGATCGCGTCAGCATCACCGTAGCGGACGGCATCGCCGACGTCCGCCTGATCCGCGCCGACAAGATGAACGCGCTCGATCCGGCGATGTTTGCCGGAATCGTCGATGCGATCGATCGGCTTGGCGGCATGAAGGACGTGCGCGTCGCGGTGCTTTCCGGCGAAGGGCGGGCGTTCTGCGCCGGGCTGGACATGGCGTCGATGGCGGGCGGGGGATCGGGCAACGATCTCGGCGCGCGCAGCCACGGCGACGCGAACACCGCGCAGCAGGTCGCATGGGGCTGGCGCAAACTCCCGATGCCGGTGATCGCGGCGGTGCACGGCGTCGCGATGGGCGGCGGGTTCCAACTGATGTCGGGGGCGGACATCCGTATCGCGCACCCCGCGACGCGGATGTCGATCCGCGAGACCTATTGGGGGCTGGTGCCCGACATGGCGGGCGTCGCCTTGTGGCGGACGCTAGCGCGCGATGACTTGCTGCGCGAACTGACCTACACCGCGCGGGAGTTTTCGGGCGAGGAGGCGCTGGGCTACGGCCTCGTCACGCGGCTGTCGGACGATCCGCGCGCGGCGGCGCTGGCGCTGGCGGCCGAGATCGCGGGGCGCAACCCGCACGCCATCAAAGCATCGAAGCGCCTGTTCAACCTCGCCGCCGACGCCGACGCCACCACCGTGCTGCGCGCCGAGAGCGACGAACAGATCGCGCTGATGCTATCGCCCAATCAGGTCGAGGCGGTGCGCGCGGCGATGGAGAAGCGTGCGCCCGCATTCGTCGATTGA
- a CDS encoding PQQ-dependent sugar dehydrogenase, with amino-acid sequence MRPALFAASLLAATACTAQGTQPAATGGAKPFAETVVADLDSPWAMTFLPDRTMLVTEKEGQLLHVSADGKKVRTITTLPVDSAGQGGLMDVVLAPDFATSKRVYLSYSAAGPGGKGVVLARGTLSGAAGAETLGGIETLFRATPFVEGNGHYSGRIAFSPDGKYLFFTNGERQKFDPAQDPKATLGKLLRLTPDGRPAPGNPLAAQGFRPEVWSYGHRNLLGIAFDAQGNLWEQEMGPKGGDEVNLIVAGKNYGYPKASNGSHYDGRDIPDHKPGDGFEAPKVSWNPVISPGGLMIYSGGLFPAWKGDAFIGGLSSKALIRVDIAGTNATKGDQFDMGARIREVEQGPEGAIYLLEDGGDSQGRLIKLTPRG; translated from the coding sequence ATCCGACCCGCCCTGTTCGCCGCCAGCCTCCTCGCCGCCACCGCCTGCACCGCGCAGGGGACGCAGCCCGCCGCGACCGGCGGCGCAAAACCGTTCGCCGAAACCGTCGTCGCCGATTTGGATTCGCCGTGGGCGATGACGTTCCTGCCCGACCGCACGATGCTGGTGACCGAGAAGGAGGGGCAGCTGCTCCACGTCTCGGCCGACGGAAAGAAAGTGCGGACGATCACGACGCTGCCGGTTGATTCGGCCGGGCAGGGCGGATTGATGGACGTCGTCCTTGCGCCCGATTTCGCGACCTCGAAGCGCGTCTATCTAAGCTATTCGGCGGCAGGGCCGGGCGGCAAGGGCGTGGTGCTGGCACGAGGTACTTTGTCTGGCGCTGCGGGGGCGGAGACGCTCGGCGGGATCGAAACCCTGTTCCGCGCGACGCCGTTCGTCGAGGGCAACGGCCATTATTCGGGCCGCATCGCATTTTCGCCCGACGGGAAGTATCTGTTCTTCACCAACGGCGAGCGGCAGAAGTTCGATCCTGCGCAGGATCCCAAGGCGACGCTGGGCAAGTTGCTGCGGCTGACCCCCGACGGCAGGCCCGCGCCGGGCAACCCGCTCGCCGCACAGGGTTTCCGGCCTGAGGTGTGGAGCTACGGTCACCGCAACCTATTGGGCATCGCGTTCGATGCGCAGGGCAATCTGTGGGAACAGGAGATGGGGCCGAAGGGCGGCGACGAGGTCAACCTGATCGTCGCAGGCAAGAATTACGGATATCCCAAGGCGTCGAACGGCAGCCATTACGACGGTCGCGACATTCCCGATCACAAGCCCGGCGACGGGTTCGAAGCACCGAAGGTCTCATGGAATCCGGTGATCTCGCCCGGCGGACTGATGATCTATTCGGGCGGCCTGTTCCCGGCGTGGAAGGGTGACGCGTTCATCGGTGGATTGTCGTCGAAGGCGCTGATACGCGTGGATATTGCCGGAACCAATGCGACGAAGGGTGACCAGTTCGACATGGGCGCGCGTATTCGAGAGGTGGAGCAGGGGCCGGAGGGCGCGATCTATCTGTTGGAAGACGGCGGCGATTCGCAGGGGCGGTTGATTAAACTGACGCCGCGGGGATGA
- a CDS encoding DUF448 domain-containing protein, translated as MRTSPDETLDGPTRSCILTRDRASPAALVRLALSPDGQVLPDVRAKAPGRGAWIGVTRAKLETALAKGKLKGALSRAFKTGDFAIPADLPDLITAALTRNALDRLGLEARSGTVLTGSDKIADAARSGQLHALYHAADAAEDGARKLAQAWRVGSDTQGSDLRGLALPAGRTILSLALGRENVVHIGVIDRLAAARLGEALDRWRHFIGPDLNSVPCETASQGASAPGLSGQSPMIEPAVTTHEEFE; from the coding sequence ATGCGGACCTCCCCCGATGAGACCCTAGACGGACCTACCCGATCCTGCATCCTGACCCGCGACCGCGCCTCCCCCGCGGCGCTGGTCCGGCTGGCGCTGTCGCCCGATGGTCAGGTATTGCCCGACGTGCGCGCCAAGGCGCCCGGCCGTGGCGCGTGGATCGGCGTCACGCGTGCGAAACTGGAAACCGCGCTCGCCAAGGGCAAGCTGAAGGGCGCGCTGTCGCGTGCGTTCAAGACCGGGGATTTCGCGATTCCCGCCGATTTGCCCGACCTGATCACCGCCGCGCTGACCCGCAACGCGCTCGACCGGCTGGGTCTCGAGGCGCGATCGGGCACTGTCCTGACGGGTTCGGACAAGATCGCCGACGCCGCGCGCTCGGGCCAGCTTCACGCACTGTATCACGCCGCCGATGCGGCCGAGGACGGCGCGCGCAAACTGGCGCAGGCGTGGCGAGTCGGCTCCGATACGCAAGGCTCCGATCTTCGGGGGTTGGCGTTGCCCGCCGGTCGCACCATATTGTCGTTGGCGCTGGGCCGCGAGAATGTGGTACATATCGGCGTTATCGACCGCTTGGCGGCCGCGCGATTGGGCGAAGCGCTCGATCGGTGGCGGCATTTTATCGGCCCTGACCTGAACTCTGTGCCTTGCGAAACGGCCTCGCAAGGCGCATCGGCGCCCGGACTTTCCGGGCAATCGCCGATGATTGAACCGGCCGTGACGACGCACGAGGAATTTGAGTGA
- a CDS encoding CsbD family protein, giving the protein MTDYATGATNSTVGSIKETVGAATGDRSLQAGGVVDQIKGAVQKGLAPGVDGQPEVVGKAKQFAKDRPWATAALVGVVGMAILNTLRGKR; this is encoded by the coding sequence ATGACCGATTACGCAACCGGCGCGACCAACTCCACGGTCGGCAGCATCAAGGAAACCGTTGGTGCTGCGACCGGCGACCGTTCGCTGCAGGCAGGCGGCGTGGTCGATCAGATCAAGGGCGCGGTGCAGAAGGGGCTGGCCCCCGGCGTCGATGGCCAGCCCGAGGTGGTCGGCAAGGCCAAGCAGTTCGCCAAGGACCGCCCGTGGGCGACCGCGGCGCTGGTCGGCGTCGTCGGCATGGCGATCCTGAATACGCTGCGCGGCAAGCGTTGA
- a CDS encoding PaaI family thioesterase — protein sequence MKLPPYADLLGATVERAEDGTPVLLMPFAEAVMGRPGFLQGGAISGLLEVAAIAALQHALAEEGGGRIKPINVTIDFMRGGRDRPTRAAGTITRLGTRVANVEAFAWQDDRAKPIAAARMNYLIVRD from the coding sequence GTGAAGCTGCCACCCTACGCCGACCTCCTCGGCGCGACCGTCGAACGCGCCGAGGATGGCACGCCTGTCCTGCTGATGCCATTCGCCGAGGCCGTGATGGGTCGGCCGGGCTTCCTCCAGGGCGGCGCGATATCGGGGCTGCTGGAAGTCGCCGCCATCGCCGCGCTTCAACATGCTCTGGCCGAAGAAGGCGGCGGACGGATCAAGCCGATCAACGTCACGATCGATTTCATGCGCGGCGGGCGCGACCGCCCGACGCGCGCCGCGGGAACGATCACCCGGCTCGGCACGCGCGTCGCCAATGTCGAGGCCTTCGCGTGGCAGGACGACCGCGCGAAACCGATCGCCGCGGCGCGGATGAACTATCTCATCGTGCGGGATTAA
- a CDS encoding thioesterase family protein, giving the protein MPRPAPWRLLPASYPTTETMQTRFQDLDPMGHLNNVAFAALFENARVRFNQRMGSMNRERGFRGVVAQSTINYIAEGSYPEDVEIATGIGAIGNRSWEILAAMFQSGKIIATCDTVIVMTSSPGEPLPTAFRHRLEELRVREG; this is encoded by the coding sequence ATGCCCCGCCCCGCCCCCTGGCGTCTTCTGCCCGCATCGTACCCGACGACCGAAACGATGCAGACGCGCTTCCAGGATCTCGATCCGATGGGGCATCTCAACAACGTCGCCTTCGCGGCCTTGTTCGAGAATGCGCGGGTGCGGTTCAATCAGCGGATGGGATCGATGAACCGCGAACGCGGGTTCCGCGGCGTCGTCGCGCAGAGCACGATCAACTACATCGCGGAGGGCAGCTATCCCGAGGATGTTGAGATCGCGACCGGAATCGGCGCGATCGGCAATCGCAGCTGGGAAATCCTGGCCGCGATGTTTCAGTCAGGCAAGATCATCGCGACCTGTGACACGGTGATCGTGATGACGTCGTCACCGGGAGAGCCGTTGCCGACGGCGTTTCGTCACCGGCTGGAGGAATTGCGGGTGCGCGAGGGCTGA